The Micropterus dolomieu isolate WLL.071019.BEF.003 ecotype Adirondacks linkage group LG23, ASM2129224v1, whole genome shotgun sequence DNA window TGGTTTATCTTCTGactttgctgcagtgatgtagaaATGTACTTCAAGGTGTGTCAATACACcgtgacatcactgttgggtgtggTCAAAGGTGCAACAGGGCACACTTCTGACCACACCAGACATGTGTATACTTTGTTCAATGCTCTTTATTCCTTTAAGAAATTTATTTCACTTGACCATAAATCCATTTTAATTCTTATTCCAGGAGCACATGATCCAGAACGAGGTGTCCATCCTCCGCAGGGTCAAACATCCAAATATTGTCCTGCTCATAGAGGAGGTGGACACTTACAACGAACTCTATCTGGTGATGGAGCTGGTCAAGGTGTGTAGCCATGTTTGTATTCTGCAATTATGTGTTGTTATGTGGACTGAGTGCGTCATCTGCTCTCATTATGGCAGGCTCGGACATTTGGCCAAACtaagataatggatggatgtgttCCCTATATATATTTTGGTGATCATTATCTCCTAATTTAGAGCGACAGAGAGGAGCAAGGAGGCAGCAACAGAGCAGCAACATTCAGCCGGCGAAGCTAATGATGAATTCCAACCAGTCACACAGTGTGGGATTGAGAGAATCGGTCTGTGGCCTCGAGCGCTCGTGTGTTCACATTCTTTATTCTCTCTAGCTCTCTGAGTCAAGAAATGTTTGTGCATAATTCAGGAGCCAGGAATGTGATCCATCTGTTCATGTTGTGGTGTAGAGTACTACAGAATATAGATGAGAGGCAATCTGGGGAAGGAATGTGTGTACGTGCGAGCGTGTCCAAAGTAGGAGGATCGAGAGGAGGCTGTGGATGAATGAGGTGGAAAGAGTCACTTCGAGAATGACTGGGAGTGGGAGAGTGACAGATGGATGCATTGAAAGGGGAGGCAATGGGTGAGAGCAGCAAGAGATCGAGAGAGACAGTACAAAATATAGGCAAAAAAATGATATACACATTTTTTATCCTTTTGCCTGGTGCTGTTTTGGGCTAAGTCCCTTAGTTTCAATTAAGGGAAAACTGGCAATAGTTTTGGGAAGACCTTTCCTATTTCAATGTGACGAACACCCATAAAGAAATTGTGGAATGGTGTGGAAAAATTTAACTGGCTTGTACAGAGGTCTCAACCCCATCCCACTCCTTAGGGATGCTAACCCGGGCTTTACCACCCAACATCAGTGGTGAACCTCACTGACTGGGAGAAAactccctgcagccaggttccaacATCCGGGATGTTGTAGCAGCATAATTAACGTCCACACTTGGAATGCGATGTTCAACAATCGCATATAAGTGTAATGTCTGGGTGTCCACATACTATTGGCCACATTGTGGAGGCAAAGAGGTGCAAATACATTGGTTTAGAGGCTGAGCAGTGGCATTCGGCAGCCCTCATGTTTAAATAACTGTCGCTGTGCAGGTCGGACACTGACAGTGTATCTGAGTctgtgcagagagagagggcaagagaaagagagagagagagagggatttAGCCCTATTTTAAGCCTCTGTTCTACTTAGTCCACTcagggagagagggaaataaataaaggtttatatatTCATACAGACTGAAAAATGTGAGAAACTGAGACAAACAGATAAAAGGcctgagagaagagaggagaaagtgaattaaaggaaaaattacaattaaagGGAAATATTAAAGACagggggaggaaggggaggaatGAGGACACAGCTTGTGGTGCAAACAAGAACCCTCACTACCAAATAAGCTTTCTAGCAGAAAAAGCTTCTCAGCAGAAAATATGAGCAACTGTGcaatctgtctgtttctgtttgtgaaaACGCTAAACAAACTCCAGTGACATTGTTTCTAATACTGACAACCCGCCCGTCCATCATGATGTGTCCACAGGGGGGAGATCTGTTCGATGCCATCACCTCTGCCAAcagatacacagagagagacgcCAGTGGCATGCTCTACAATCTGGCCAACGCCATCAAATACCTCCACAGCCTCAACATTGTGCACAGAGACATCAAACCAGAGAACCTGCTGGTGAGTTCACACAGAGTTGGTCTCCATGTGTCAATACTGTATTCATTGTCATATAACTTGCCGCAGTGTagtctccctctgtctctccctcgtCCTCCCTCCTTTCTGAATGAACAGTGAAGTAATATCACTCATTCTGGACTCTCACAGAGGAGCGAGATGACTCATCTCTGCTGCCCTCACACCTCCCGCACACTCCTTCTCCAGCCTCCCTCGTTTCtgccttctctccttcctcctctcttctgtcGGCCTCCTCGTtgttgtctcctcctcctctaagCTCAACTGTTCTTCGTTCCCTCCTTTATCTCTTTCTACCATCTCGAGTTCCCATTGTCAAGTGATGGTCAGGCCAGACTCAGACATTAGAAATGCTCCACTCTAAGATAGGGTCATAgctttctctcctgtgtttctTCTGCTCTGTCTGCCCTTCTTTGCTCTCCAACTGTTGCAATTAAATAAGAAGTGCTGCGGTTGAGTGGGCTGCCAAAAGAGAAATTCTACCCTTCTGGTCACTGGCTCTTTGTCAATTAGCTGCACAAAGGTGTCCAATGTTCACTCTTTTTTTAGCTGTGTTTTTGGTCTTTACCAAtccctgagggaaatatctggcccTTTAGATTCTAAATGATCCCTCCTGTTCACCAGGTAGTTGCTAACTTTTTCTATTGTTTGGTGTTTGCAAATCACTGGAAATGTGTACTTGATTAAAGCCGCTTTGCGTGGGATTTGAAAATTTTCAGACTTTGACGCCCCCAGTGATTCTACCAAATTAGACACTTTAGCCCTCCCCTCTGTCATCCCCAGGAttgttacatgttttatttgtaacaAAAGTGAAAGATGCTATAatcataaaaaaacatcaacacataGAAGCTTTAGATGAATTCAACACTCACATACGCCAGCAAGATGCGCAAGTCTTGTTCATGCAGCTGCACACACAGGAGTTGTTATGCCTCACAGTCCAGATCATACTCATCTCCTTGAAGCCATTTCAGATTCTGCTTTTAACAGCATTGCATGTGCATTGTCTGTGTGCTTAGGTATATGAGCATGCAGATGGCAGCAAAAGCCTGAAACTGGGAGACTTTGGTTTGGCGACTGTGGTGGACGGACCCCTCTACACTGTCTGCGGGACCCCGACATATGTAGCACCTGAAATCATTGCAGAAACAGGGTAAGGGCTACAGTACCATAGTGGATTGTATGAGTCATGTCCTAATGTAGTTAGGCTGAGAAAAATATTCTTCTAGTCTTAGAAGGAACAATTCGGCCCTGCATGGTTATggtaacttttctttttctttatgtgCCTTAGTCATAacatgtctttgtctttgtgcaGGTATGGCCTTAAGGTGGACATCTGGGCAGCTGGAGTCATCACCTACATCCTGCTGTGTGGTTTCCCACCCTTCCGAGGGTAAGCTAACAGCTAGAGCTACGCCACCAAGTGAAATTCCACTTCTATATCTTTACTCCTGTGATACTCCAAAGaggtattttattatttatatagacaCATTCATGTGCAACTGTTTTGTTCGCAGGAGCAGTGAGGATCAGGAAGTGCTTTTTGATCAGATACTAATGGGACAGCTAGAATTTCCTCTACCGTACTGGGATAACGTGTCAGAGACAGCCAAGGtgaatatctgtgtgtgtatagacATCGTCTCTTTGTGTGTATTGTTAACCGATCCACGTGTTGGAGGAAAGTCACTTTATCTAGAATGAGTAAAAATTCACCAGGGTTTTTTTTGCTGCTGAAGGAGCTGATTCGATCCAtgctggaggtggaggtggatcagAGATACACTGCTCTCCAGGTGCTAGAGCACCCGTGGGTCACTGTAAGTTCAGTGTTAATTGAGCTCATTGGGCCCCTCACATCTGTTCAGTTGCAATATTTTCACATAAACATGAACTTtattccctctcctctcttgcaCGATACAGGATGAGGGTCTATGTGAGAATGATCATCAGTTGTCAGTAGCAGGGAAGATAAAGAAGCACTTCAACACCAGTCCGAAGGTCAACGACACCACTGCAGGAGTTTCAGTCATTTCTGTAAGTCACCGCCACTAGAAACTGCAGTACCCATAAACCAACTGGTCTTACGGCTGTTTTAAAGTTGTAGCTATCACACTAAATTGCATTGGTTTATGCAGAGGTCCAACGTTTTCTGCAACTTTCAGACCACTACGACTTTCTGAGTGAAGTTTGTGTCTTGTACTATTTCTGCTTTCAAATGAACTGGTATTTAGATTGATTGTGCTGGTTTCTCTTTGTGTTCAGCTGGATGACAGCTTTTCTATGCAGAGATCTGGGTCGTTGGATTTCTACCAGCACCCGGCCATGTACTGGATAAGGTACGCCAGGTTTCCATAGAGACACAACTGGGTAGATGGTCACAAATGAGCAAGaaatcaaaacaaaccaaaatagTGTCTCTAGAATTGATGTCTCCCTCCTCCCTGCGTGCTGCCCCGCTGACTGGCTGCTGCTGTGCCGCTTTGACAGCTCCACCTTGTCCCTGCTCTTTTGGTCTTTGTGGTTGGCTTTTTGCTTCTTTCCTTTAATCACTCGCTCGCTATAATCACATATTTTATACCGTACATGCATCAGTATCATCTGTCTCTTGCTAAAGCCttgttgtctgtgttgtgctACTGATTGCTGTTTGTGTGAATAAGGAAGCACAAGTTACCCTTAAAATGACCCTTGTGAATGTTTCTTTCCTAAATGCCCCTGATGAACATTTACTAGAAGACCAAGTAAACAAGCTGCTGTGTTGCTGATGTTTTCACTGAGTAACACTTTTTTACTCAGTTTCTTTGTGAATGCTGCCTTCCAAAGAAATAGCCCCGTCTCCCTGCTTGTCATATTCAATTTCAgtgattgtttattttatgttattggTATCATGCTCCCTACCTGGCTGCCTCCTACTAACACAAGGACTTGCTATTCAACTCCCATTGCCCAACTCCTGCTGTGTCACATTATCCACCATTGATTTATGGAGGACCTAGAGGTTCATGGTTTTAAAGGTTTATAGTTATAAATTCACTGGTTGGTATTTACAATAATTGGACACTGGCAAGAGGAATTAATAACCGACTTGAATGAATTCATTACAAATGGATGCTTCAATAGACTCAGCCATTCAAAGCATTAATCTAGCATTAAAAAGAGATaataaacatcaaaatgaaGTATTTCATATAATTAAAGATGGATGTAATGGATCATGAGCCACCCCTAATATGTAAAAAGCTGTGAGAACCCAAATCTTGAGGTAAAGTGAGACTACAGCTGCCACTGTATCACATAGTGgcaattaaaacaaagaaaagggaTCTACCTTCATTTTCAAGACTGTCTTGATTTACGCTCCAAGTAGAGTTGGGGAGGAAGCAGGAAATAAATCAAGTGAACTGAATTTTAGTAATCTCAGGTACACAGCAATATCTACcttaagtttgctaacattagccactaTAAGGTaatggtcataccagaccaagacatgctgttggaGCAAAATACCTGAGTGTGTTTAACTCAGCAAGGGTGTGTTTAATTTCTCATggatttaacttttttaatgtgATTTCCTCTTCTTAAAAGGTACATagtctttttaaaacaaacaacaaacaaacaaaaaacaccacaaaggtgaaataaaatgacagcaaagaaaggaaatagaaaagttaatgaaaaaaaacaacaaaagaagagaattagaaaaaacaaattaaattaagaaaataatttaagaaCTGTGATGTTGAATTGATTCCACTTTTCCTTTAGATGTtgctaaatatattttattaatcttTTCATTGATAGTTTATTTAATAGTTGATAAATCCcttcattcatttattatttgctTTTGTTAATCCCTCTTCTGACTGTccaaattaaatcaattaattaataactTGCTAAATGTGTATGGCTCACCTGGTCCTCCATACTGGATTATCCACTGAGACTATTTAATCATTATgttctcctgttcctctttcttTCAGGCCACCGCTCTTGATAAGGAGGGGAAGGTTCTCAGACGAGGACGCCACCCGGATGTGAAGCCACTGCCTTTGCAGATGATGCCGATAGTGACAACAATTacaacatcaaaaacaaaaactctatGGACGGAGCCTCCCAGTTGCCTCCCTGGCCTGCCCGTGGTCCCTTCCTCTCTGACCCTTGACATTTGCTCTGACCCTTCCCCGAACCCCAGCCTCCCATCTGACTCTGATGACATCTCCATCAGCTCGGCGAGTACCGCCTGCTCCCCCAACTCGCCCTTCTAGAGAGGAGgcggaggggaggaggaggagggaaaatcCTCATCCAGCTCCTCCCTCTACGTatatggaggaggaggaggaggaggaggaggaggaggaggaggagacgtcAGCTTCCCCACAGCCTCTCATCTAAGGCTGGGGGTGAAGAGGGGGGGAAATTGTGGaggggaaaacaaaaaatgagAGAGAACTTTTAGCTTTCCTGAATCTATCTTTCCAAACCCGGAGGAGAGATCGATCATAGGGTGTGCGAGCGGAAACAAAGAGGGTAGAGAGGTTGGGAGAAAGACTAAAGAGGCAACAGGAACCAGAGATcaggagaaagagggaaaaggcGTAATGAGGGGAaaaactttacatttatttctttttaatgttctCTCATCTGAGCACATGTTGCAGAGCTCAAGGAGCGAGAAAGGGTGACAGTATTGTTTACCCTTCAGTGATGATCCGGGCTCAACATGGAAACTTCCTTATGGTGGAGCAGCTCTACAGGGCAATATGAGAATATGGACcaatgttcatgttttattgaaccttatttattcattcttgattcactgcattttttttttatatgtatttcccCTTTTCATGAAGGGTATCCTTTTGTTGATTTGTCCTCAGAGCTTGACAGACGAAAAGAATGGAAAGAGTTTGTAGAGGCAGAGCTCAAAAATTTTGAAGTAGGCTACCATAGACTTGATAAACAGTGTAACGCTAATGCTACAGTATGTAGATAAAGGTGTTTTTCTTACAAATGGATTAAAAACAGGGTGCACTGAAAAAGATATATGACAGCACTTGTGCTATAATGCTGTGCTCCACACAGTACTGGCGTTGCCTTCCTGTAATGTTGGATTGCAGTATTacagtttacattttacattaagaCAATAACGGTGCATTTGATTCCTCCTTGTCATTTTGTTAAGTGCTTCATTAATGGCATCTTGATACACAAAATTCAGCAGCATTCAGGTGCTTGTGTAGCAAACTCAGCATCACATGTGTTCCTCAATTCCGCAGTCATTCTGTATTGATTTCATGTTAATCATGTTATGTTGTGTTGATGCTCATTAACATAGAAAGCCTTGTTTACAATTTTCTTTCCAACACTAAAGACATATTTTATCCACATATTCCAGCAGTAAAGAAAGGTAGGATTGTGGCAGCCCAGGTGTACCACTATGGGTTTGGAGAAATGTTTAATGTATACAATTAACAGTTTATGAGAGATGCCTATTTGCACAAAGTACTGCAGTCTACGTGCAGTCAAACAGGTCTGAGAGAACGACAGTGTGGATGCCGGAGAACCAGCAGCACTCTTGGAAAGCAGTACAGGTAAAAAGATATAAGAGGATTTATTTCAGCTCTGTACAACCTCATTCATGGCTTCATTTATTCAGATGAAAGCATGACAGACATACAGTAGCCTAttcttataaaaaaaaacagtttcgTGATGAAGTATTGTTTATATGTTATGTAAATAAcataatttcatttattttgatagttcacaatacagtatatttctttACTAGTAGTAAGTCTATGAggactgtaaaaagaaaaaaaatcagtcaTATGTGTGTATCCGTCAgtgagtaaataaaaaaataattcagaGGAGATCATCAGGTTGATATTCAGTATACAGCTGAGTTGAAGAAGCACATTTCGACTTGAGTTGTACCAACTGGATGAAACTATTAAGACAAATCTAGAGTAGTAGAAGAAGAGATCTTTGCTTCTTGTCAGATGCTGGGAATGATGTCACTTCCTTTGCAAAAGCAACTGGTAAAGAGATTTCCAGTAACTGATGTAAGATAAATGAGAGAAGCTAGATTtcacatatttaattattttttattttttacagatgATCTCCCTGCAGTTGTCCTACTTGTCTATAggtttctgtatttattctcatcacacatatacagtaatgTGCCGCCATATTGACCAGATCAGTATGATTTTTTAGTGCTGTTGAAATCCATACTCTCCAGCACATGGGCACATGTGGTTTACCAAAGTGCTCTCACAGCTGCACCACAGTATTACAATCTGTTGCAATACAAATACCTGTACCTCCTGTTCAACAATGGTCTATCAATAATTATGGtaataattaaaacatgtttcaaaaacaaattgttaGAGTCTTTTGTAGGGCTTTAATGTGTTTAGTTAATGTAAGATTTCAAAACATCAGTCTGTAGAGTTCAGAATCCTTGCAGTCCTTTTGCTACATGACTGGATTTGCTGGCCAGACATGCAGTACACAACTCCTGTGAGCATGGACCACCAAGGATCTCATAATGTCTGAGTTTGCTAGATACAGatttatttaactgtaaatttgtCCTATAAATAAGTCATCCCgctaaggtttttttttttatatagctaTTGTTAAATATTATCTGCAGGGGTGGCACTTGATTAGAGTGGTACTTGATATGTTGTTATGAATCCCACAGCAGTTGTGGTCAGAGACGTGGGATTTGAAATTTTCTGTACTTGACAGGGCAGATGCTCAGTGTACACATGGTATGATGGAGTAGAGGGACCTTTTGAAGGCCCAATTCTCCATGGAAATTTATTTTGGCTTCACCATGGTTGCAGATAATAATATGTcctgtattatatatattatattcccTTCCAGAGGATAGCCTGATGAAtttaatgggggaaaaaaagaatacGAGGACCTCTCCACTGTGTGCTTCATAGGTTTCTGCCTGTTACAGAGCAAATAAGGATCTCAGACAGCTGTCTCTGTGCTTTGTGTATGATCTTGCCAGGCATATTCCCAGACcttgacattttatttctattcttACCTGTAGCAACACTATACCAACTGGAGACATTGTAGGTCTGCCAACACTTTCAGTGACACTTAGGTAACTATAAAATATCTCTGCCCCCAGAAAAGCTGTCCACCTTTCTAAACTTTCAGCTTTCTCAAATGTTGCTCTTCTCAAATCTGTTTGAAAATGCATTCAGTCATTTTCATCCTCTTTTCAGTGGTGGCTGATGGCAGTGTGATAAGCCCATAGAACATGGTCGCCCTGTAACCACTGTCTGAATAATCAATAAACAACAGATGTGTCGCTGTTGGTTTTTGTAGTAATTATTTGGGTTATATTAGGAGTAATTCTCCTGTCAGCCTGTGAAATATTTTAGTAGGATCAAAAAGAGCCTATTGATGGGATACTTCTTTGCCCAGGGGACACTTCTCCAAAAGGAAGGAGGCCTGTGACAAAGTCCATGTAGGGAGGAGGTCAGGGTAGACGGATGTATGGGTCAAACACTGGAGACTGCTGTTTGTGTCCCGTGTAAAACCAAAAATCAATAGTGTCatattattttaacccaaaccatgatcttttcctaaacctaaccaagtagttgtATTTCctaaaacatttcacaatgttaaccatgtGTTAGAAAGGCTTTCAGGTCAGGTGTATGTGAACTTTTGCCTAAATCAAGTTTCACACATTGTTAATTATAAAAATTGTTGGCGGGCCACCCGGCACCTTATACATTCCCTACAAACTAacaccatattacaaattaaatgtgaGCAAAACATTGACATGCAATACGTGAGTTAATCCAAAGCatttacttttgtctgtaaTGTTTCTGCGTATTATGACGTCCACTTGGCAAGTCCTGTGCCAAGTGCTGTTGTTCAAACTTGAGGGGTCATTCAAGAGAATTTTCCCAGCAGCATTTTTCTGATTATTCCACCACCACATGATCTCAAGGTAAGtcataatggttaaatgttGGCATTGTGTAAAAGAGGAAGAAGTCTACATTCCGATGTAAAAATTGGAAGTTGTGGAGGTTACAAAGTTTGTCAGACATTTTGGTAAAAGGAGAACAGCAGATGAGGATCATTGGGTGCAGCAGTGCAATACACACCCATTGGACACTgataaaaggactgaaaaaagcataaaactcTAACTTTAACTCTCTGACATttggcgaaaggcggggtacaccctggacaggtcccCAGTCCATCGCAGAACTTTGGTAATTCAAAAACTCTAAATGAT harbors:
- the dclk1a gene encoding serine/threonine-protein kinase DCLK1a isoform X4 → MLEVEVNGTPASQLSTPHSGKSPSPSPTSPGSLSRRRGSQGSSTSLSSTKVSSSVEDGDGLVTEGEETYSVPSYISDRYKVGRMLGDGNFAVVRECVEHSTGREYALKIINKGKCRGKEHMIQNEVSILRRVKHPNIVLLIEEVDTYNELYLVMELVKGGDLFDAITSANRYTERDASGMLYNLANAIKYLHSLNIVHRDIKPENLLVYEHADGSKSLKLGDFGLATVVDGPLYTVCGTPTYVAPEIIAETGYGLKVDIWAAGVITYILLCGFPPFRGSSEDQEVLFDQILMGQLEFPLPYWDNVSETAKELIRSMLEVEVDQRYTALQVLEHPWVTDEGLCENDHQLSVAGKIKKHFNTSPKVNDTTAGVSVISATALDKEGKVLRRGRHPDVKPLPLQMPSPNPSLPSDSDDISISSASTACSPNSPF